A single window of Vibrio sp. HB236076 DNA harbors:
- a CDS encoding cell division protein ZapC, with protein MLKPSDQWHWYYDTELDRLMLNLGEDMLFKTQLAKKYLVNCALHENEFTVDDASAYQTFKESCDLLDLNPYRKTELTLYCLASMRFHKPVQPKSWFFIPQFSTLTPQEADIVCLETEIDKSLFIVLEVGDSSSLCACVDIDGCLLNETKSLAFGETIKVMHDRMLLAQFSQGVQPVALVG; from the coding sequence ATGTTAAAACCAAGCGATCAATGGCATTGGTATTACGATACTGAGCTGGACAGGTTAATGCTTAATCTGGGTGAAGATATGTTATTTAAAACACAATTGGCTAAGAAATATTTAGTAAATTGTGCTCTTCATGAAAATGAATTCACTGTCGATGATGCCAGTGCCTATCAAACCTTTAAAGAATCTTGTGACTTGCTTGATTTAAACCCTTACCGAAAAACAGAATTGACCTTGTATTGTCTAGCGTCCATGCGCTTTCATAAACCGGTACAACCCAAAAGTTGGTTCTTCATACCACAGTTTTCAACTTTGACACCACAAGAAGCTGACATCGTGTGTTTAGAGACGGAAATCGATAAAAGTTTATTCATTGTGTTAGAAGTAGGTGATAGCTCAAGCCTATGTGCCTGTGTTGATATTGATGGCTGTCTGCTCAACGAGACGAAATCATTGGCGTTTGGAGAAACCATTAAAGTGATGCATGACAGAATGTTACTCGCTCAATTTAGTCAGGGTGTACAGCCTGTGGCATTGGTGGGCTAA
- a CDS encoding ABC transporter ATP-binding protein, translating into MALLTIHGGQLAYGDHPLLDKADFSLQTNERVCLVGRNGAGKSTLMKIIAGDILLDDGRLQVTQDVVVSRLEQDPPRNESGTVYDYVAGGLAEVGKMLKEYHELLDRIASDPQEKLFNRLAKVQEQLDHANAWRFDDRVNNVLTALSLTPQTPLTDLSGGWQRKAALARALVCDPDVLLLDEPTNHLDVSTIEWLEGFLKDFRGSIIFISHDRAFIQSMATRIVDLDRGQLNSFPGNYQQYLEAKEEMLRVEEMQNAEFDKKLAQEEAWIRQGIKARRTRNEGRVRALKALRVERQNRRDVQGKVTLNIDDANRSGKIVFEAENINFAFENKTIVNDFSFSIMRGDRIALIGPNGCGKSTLLKMLLGQLNPDSGRLHCGTKLEVAYFDQYREILDPEKSVIDNLADGKQEVMVGGRERHALSYLQDFLFSPKRARTPVKALSGGEKNRLLLARIFLKSNNLLILDEPTNDLDIETLELLEELLANYQGTLLLVSHDRQFVDNTVTTSWIFDGKGNIEEFVGGYHDAQQQKSQVEAVRQQFNSSAHKEDRQQPEKVSNQPAPAKTKATKKLSYKLQKELDDLPALLEQLEQEIEDLQQTVNSADFFNQEVNVTQPILDQLAHTEQRLETAFERWETLEAMQQDNS; encoded by the coding sequence ATGGCACTTCTTACTATCCATGGTGGTCAATTAGCTTATGGCGATCACCCTTTATTGGATAAAGCAGATTTTAGTTTACAAACTAACGAACGGGTTTGTTTAGTCGGTCGTAACGGCGCAGGTAAATCTACGCTAATGAAAATTATTGCCGGTGATATTCTTCTGGATGATGGCCGCTTACAGGTTACGCAAGATGTTGTTGTTTCTCGTTTAGAGCAAGATCCACCGCGAAATGAGTCAGGTACCGTGTACGATTATGTTGCAGGTGGATTGGCAGAAGTCGGGAAAATGCTCAAGGAGTACCATGAACTGCTTGATCGCATTGCCAGCGACCCACAAGAAAAACTGTTTAACCGTTTAGCAAAGGTTCAAGAGCAGCTCGACCATGCCAATGCGTGGCGGTTTGATGATCGCGTTAATAATGTGCTAACAGCATTAAGCTTAACGCCTCAAACACCATTAACGGATTTGTCCGGTGGTTGGCAGCGTAAAGCCGCTTTGGCAAGAGCACTGGTTTGCGATCCCGATGTACTCTTACTCGATGAACCAACTAACCACTTAGATGTCAGTACGATCGAATGGTTAGAAGGCTTTTTAAAAGACTTTCGTGGCTCGATAATCTTTATTTCACACGACCGAGCATTTATTCAATCGATGGCCACACGCATTGTCGACCTTGATCGCGGCCAACTCAACTCTTTTCCAGGAAACTATCAACAATACCTAGAAGCAAAAGAAGAGATGTTGCGTGTCGAAGAAATGCAAAATGCCGAATTCGACAAAAAACTGGCTCAAGAAGAAGCTTGGATTCGCCAAGGTATTAAAGCTCGTCGAACCCGAAACGAAGGACGTGTTCGAGCTCTAAAAGCTCTGCGTGTAGAGAGGCAGAACCGACGTGATGTTCAAGGTAAAGTCACCCTAAATATCGATGATGCTAATCGCTCAGGCAAAATTGTCTTCGAAGCAGAAAATATCAACTTTGCTTTTGAGAACAAAACCATCGTCAATGATTTTTCATTCAGTATTATGCGCGGTGATCGCATTGCATTGATCGGCCCTAATGGTTGTGGCAAAAGTACTTTGCTAAAAATGCTACTCGGTCAACTCAATCCTGACAGCGGCCGCTTACACTGCGGTACTAAGCTTGAAGTGGCATACTTTGACCAATATCGTGAAATATTAGATCCTGAAAAATCCGTCATAGACAATTTGGCTGACGGCAAACAAGAGGTGATGGTCGGCGGGCGTGAACGCCATGCTCTTAGTTATCTTCAAGACTTCTTATTCTCACCTAAACGTGCTCGTACGCCGGTTAAAGCGCTTTCGGGGGGAGAAAAAAACCGCTTATTGCTCGCGCGTATTTTTCTAAAGTCGAACAATTTATTGATCCTCGATGAGCCAACGAACGATTTAGATATCGAAACATTGGAACTTTTAGAAGAATTACTTGCCAATTATCAGGGGACTCTACTTCTTGTCAGTCATGACCGTCAGTTTGTTGACAATACAGTGACGACCAGTTGGATATTTGATGGTAAAGGTAACATCGAAGAGTTCGTTGGTGGTTATCACGATGCTCAGCAACAAAAATCTCAGGTTGAAGCTGTTCGTCAGCAATTCAATTCGAGCGCTCATAAAGAAGACCGCCAACAACCCGAAAAGGTGAGTAACCAACCCGCGCCGGCCAAGACAAAAGCCACAAAAAAGCTCTCTTACAAGTTGCAAAAAGAGCTTGATGACTTACCGGCGTTACTTGAGCAGCTCGAGCAAGAGATTGAAGATCTTCAACAAACTGTTAATTCAGCGGATTTCTTTAACCAAGAGGTGAACGTTACTCAACCAATTTTAGATCAACTAGCGCACACAGAGCAGCGATTAGAGACGGCCTTTGAGCGTTGGGAAACTTTAGAAGCGATGCAACAGGATAATTCTTAA
- the rlmKL gene encoding bifunctional 23S rRNA (guanine(2069)-N(7))-methyltransferase RlmK/23S rRNA (guanine(2445)-N(2))-methyltransferase RlmL, whose product MNQYLAVTSNGMENLVVEELKRFGINDPKPVQAGVKFKASLEQIYRCCLWSRLASRFVRILSEFQCQNDMDLYLATHAVAWPDQFHSGTKLVVDFNGTNREIRNSQYGALKVKDAIVDAFEKKGFSRPSISKDNPDVRVHVRLFKDQAILGIDMVGGGLHFRGYRPQSGSAPLRETLAAAIVMRSQWDETKTLLDPMCGSGTLLIEAAMIAANIAPGLKRKQWCFEGLKDFDHALWMEIKSEANVIARRSVNKIDSAKMFGFDLDEKVISIAKENARRAGVANLVQFSQGDATTIENPITNGEPGVIVCNPPYGERLSTEPGLIALYTAFGAQLKAQFTNWSASIFSSSDELLSCLRMRADKQFKLNNGALPCVQKNYVISSKPQRQGDSDSNSQETLVAPDFANRLKKNHQKLSKWAKKEQLDCFRLYDADLPEYNVAIDKYCDHVVVQEYAAPKNIPEEKAKRRLTDVIRATIQVLGIDANKVIIKVRQKQKGQRQYQKLAEKAQHMIVNEYGVQLKVNLTDYLDTGLFLDHKLTRKMVGEMSQGKDFLNLFAYTGSATVHAAVGQARSTTTVDMSNTYLDWAKENMQLNGRIGRQHQFIQADCLQWLEQENKQYDLIFIDPPTFSNSKRMDKTFDVQRDHIDVMTHLKRILKPDGVIVFSNNKRHFKMDMNALIKLDLTASNISDKTLPLDFLRNKHIHNCWLVTHSK is encoded by the coding sequence ATGAATCAGTATCTAGCCGTGACCTCTAACGGAATGGAAAACCTTGTGGTTGAGGAGCTTAAACGCTTCGGGATCAATGACCCCAAACCTGTTCAAGCAGGTGTGAAATTTAAAGCCAGTCTTGAGCAAATTTACCGTTGTTGTCTATGGAGCCGTTTGGCTTCACGCTTTGTCAGAATACTGAGTGAGTTTCAGTGTCAGAACGATATGGATCTGTATCTGGCCACTCATGCGGTTGCTTGGCCTGATCAATTTCACAGTGGTACTAAGCTGGTGGTGGATTTCAATGGTACTAACCGAGAAATCCGTAACAGTCAGTATGGGGCTTTGAAAGTTAAAGATGCCATTGTCGATGCCTTTGAAAAGAAAGGCTTTTCAAGACCTTCAATCAGTAAAGACAATCCTGATGTACGCGTCCATGTGCGCTTATTTAAAGACCAAGCGATTCTGGGTATCGATATGGTCGGTGGCGGCTTGCATTTTCGCGGTTATCGCCCTCAAAGTGGCAGCGCACCACTTCGTGAAACCTTGGCGGCGGCGATTGTGATGCGCAGCCAATGGGATGAGACGAAAACGTTGCTTGATCCAATGTGCGGTTCTGGAACGCTCTTGATTGAAGCAGCGATGATTGCCGCAAATATTGCTCCGGGTTTAAAGAGAAAACAGTGGTGTTTTGAAGGCTTAAAAGACTTTGATCACGCTTTGTGGATGGAGATAAAATCTGAGGCCAATGTGATTGCTAGACGCTCTGTCAATAAAATTGACAGTGCCAAAATGTTTGGTTTTGACCTTGATGAGAAAGTGATTTCGATTGCCAAAGAGAACGCCCGACGTGCTGGTGTCGCTAATTTAGTGCAATTTTCACAAGGCGATGCGACCACGATTGAAAATCCGATAACCAATGGCGAGCCTGGAGTGATTGTTTGTAACCCTCCCTATGGTGAAAGACTGAGTACAGAACCTGGTCTTATAGCGCTATACACTGCGTTTGGTGCTCAATTAAAAGCACAATTTACCAACTGGAGTGCTTCGATCTTTTCTAGCTCCGATGAGTTATTAAGTTGTTTGAGAATGCGTGCAGACAAACAGTTTAAGCTCAATAATGGGGCATTGCCTTGTGTTCAAAAAAACTATGTCATCTCTAGTAAACCCCAGCGTCAAGGTGACTCTGATTCAAACTCGCAAGAGACGCTGGTAGCCCCAGATTTTGCTAATCGTCTTAAGAAAAATCACCAAAAACTCTCAAAGTGGGCAAAAAAAGAGCAGTTGGATTGTTTTCGTCTCTATGACGCGGATTTACCTGAATATAACGTTGCGATTGATAAGTACTGTGATCATGTAGTGGTTCAAGAGTATGCGGCGCCGAAAAACATTCCTGAAGAAAAAGCCAAACGTCGTTTAACCGATGTGATTCGAGCCACCATTCAAGTGTTGGGTATCGATGCTAACAAAGTGATCATTAAAGTTCGTCAAAAACAGAAAGGTCAGCGCCAGTATCAAAAATTAGCTGAAAAAGCGCAGCACATGATTGTCAATGAGTACGGCGTACAGTTGAAAGTGAACTTAACCGATTATCTTGATACGGGTTTGTTTCTCGATCACAAACTGACTCGCAAAATGGTTGGGGAGATGAGCCAAGGTAAAGATTTCCTCAATCTGTTTGCTTATACCGGCTCGGCGACAGTTCACGCCGCAGTCGGTCAGGCTCGTTCGACCACAACGGTTGATATGTCTAACACGTATTTGGATTGGGCCAAGGAAAATATGCAGCTCAATGGTCGAATTGGTCGTCAGCATCAGTTCATTCAAGCCGATTGCTTACAGTGGTTAGAGCAAGAAAATAAGCAATACGACCTTATTTTTATTGATCCACCAACGTTTTCAAATTCGAAGCGAATGGATAAAACATTTGATGTACAGCGCGATCATATAGACGTGATGACTCATTTAAAACGCATCTTAAAGCCCGATGGGGTTATTGTTTTCTCAAATAATAAACGCCACTTTAAAATGGATATGAATGCACTTATTAAATTAGATCTTACAGCAAGTAATATTTCAGATAAAACCTTGCCGTTGGATTTTTTAAGAAATAAACATATTCATAACTGCTGGTTAGTTACACATTCAAAATAA
- a CDS encoding NAD-glutamate dehydrogenase: MTVRDHVVPVVLEKVYQLIQDKLETAMQVTVKDLAQHLFSNVSYDDLYQRKDSDLYGAILSLWHHINHSNPSKTSVQVFNPTIRQHGWQSTHTIIEIVMTDSPFQVDSIKMALSRLGLSSHLMLNSPTMVERAKDNRIVSINQDKGTLTSLFHIEIDRLSDETSMQALKDELLDILSDTLLVVNDWQAMSSKLAQVVEELEQNQAVIPMDEKRFEETIAFLKWALRHNFTFMGYKEYDLQSVNADIKLIPTEEPGLGLFARPEHVHTVSLSELSELAKQEARKPYALITTKGNRPSRIHRPAYNDYIGIKKFNQQGEVVGEHRFTGLYTSAVYNQTVSSIPLIRDKVERTLEASRYLKGSYAYKAMHNILENYPRDELLQASEEELLEVGMGVVQMQDRDLLRLFVRKDPFGRFFSCMVYVTKDRYNTELRRHTQRLFKSYFKSTQDVEFTTYFSESSLARTHYIVRVEDNNFDIDIKEIEHNLMEVSSTWDDRLSSSLISHYGESQGLPLAKSYAMAFPRSYKEDILPTSAVDDIQRLEHLDDDNKLGMLFYRPQELGSNSQAVRLKLYHRDEPIHLSDVMPMLENLGLRVIGESPYEVHKANGQTFWILDFSMLHKGSASIDFAHAQERFQQAFADIWSGKLESDGFNKLLLGASISGRDIAILRAYARYMRQLGFPFSQQYIEETLNHYPEVSSNLVALFHRRFEPKYKGSAKGQQQLTQQINQQLESVDSLDDDRIIRRYMEMIEATVRTNYFQSLPSGEFKPTIAFKMTPRVLADIPQPVPEFEIFVYSPDIEGVHLRGGKVARGGLRWSDRQEDFRTEILGLVKAQQVKNTVIVPVGAKGGFVCKKQPGLTQRDEILAEGKRCYQLFIRSLLDVTDNIVESNIVAPKQTIRHDEDDPYLVVAADKGTATFSDLANGVAQEFNFWLGDAFASGGSNGYDHKAMGITAKGGWESVKRHFREMGIDCQNTDFTVIGVGDMAGDVFGNGMLLSKHIRLQAAFNHLHIFIDPNPDAATSWQERQRLFELPRSSWEDYNSELISQGGGVFSRRAKSITLSTEMQKMLNTKRQKMSPNELIQKILMMEADLLWNGGIGTYVKSSKETHSDVGDRANDVLRVDGKDLNVKVVGEGGNLGLTQLGRVEFALNGGRVNTDFVDNVGGVDCSDNEVNIKILLNTLVSEGELTIKKRNQILESMEDEVGEIVLEDAYQQSESISVTEQLGTSTVKEQIRFIHNLEKQNFLDRALENLPDDEALLEREKLGMGLTRPELSVLVAYSKMLLKQQLCCDDIASDAHYQSLLSDYFPTVLQQTYPAAIQSHPLKNEIIATVLANQIVNIMGFTFVARLHEETGASIVDIAKAYSAALSIFGFDDILTSTRALDNKAKTHAQYQVFYQSRRTLRRLTRWLLRNRNEQATVQQTVDVYKSDVTLMTTGLDEVIAADEVAEHNEYAELWIEQGIESSLAHRVSRLSSLQSALDVSEIAKQSNVDVAQTAKLYFHLGHQLSLHWFLNQINRQPVENYWQALARSAFREDLDWQQRLLTTQVLQGHESGNVLDDFDRWLDNNQVSIERWNNILNEFKVGNTHEFAKFSVALRELALLNLNCTRNT; this comes from the coding sequence TACCATCATTGAGATCGTAATGACAGACAGTCCCTTTCAAGTGGACTCGATCAAAATGGCATTGTCACGCTTAGGGCTGTCATCTCATTTAATGCTGAACTCTCCGACTATGGTGGAGCGTGCCAAAGACAATCGCATTGTCAGCATTAACCAAGACAAAGGTACACTGACTTCACTGTTTCACATAGAAATCGACCGCCTCAGTGATGAAACCAGTATGCAGGCGTTAAAAGATGAGCTGTTAGACATCCTTAGCGACACATTGCTGGTGGTGAATGATTGGCAAGCCATGTCGAGTAAGCTCGCGCAAGTTGTTGAAGAGTTAGAGCAAAATCAAGCTGTGATCCCTATGGATGAGAAGCGCTTCGAGGAAACGATTGCCTTCTTAAAATGGGCTCTTCGCCATAACTTCACCTTTATGGGATATAAAGAATACGATTTGCAGTCAGTCAATGCCGATATAAAACTTATCCCGACCGAAGAGCCAGGCTTGGGATTGTTTGCTCGTCCGGAACACGTTCATACGGTTTCTCTCTCTGAGCTTTCTGAATTGGCGAAGCAAGAAGCGCGCAAACCTTATGCTTTGATTACGACCAAAGGCAACAGGCCATCTAGAATTCACCGCCCAGCCTATAACGACTATATCGGTATCAAAAAATTTAACCAGCAAGGTGAAGTGGTTGGTGAGCATCGCTTTACCGGACTGTATACTTCTGCGGTTTACAATCAAACCGTATCCAGTATTCCATTAATTCGTGACAAAGTTGAACGAACACTAGAAGCGAGCCGTTATCTAAAAGGGTCATACGCTTATAAAGCGATGCACAATATCTTGGAAAATTACCCAAGAGATGAACTATTACAAGCCAGTGAAGAAGAGCTACTAGAAGTGGGTATGGGTGTCGTACAAATGCAAGACCGCGATTTGTTGCGATTGTTTGTGCGTAAAGACCCATTTGGTCGATTCTTCAGTTGTATGGTCTACGTAACGAAAGACCGATACAACACCGAGCTAAGGCGCCATACACAACGACTGTTTAAGTCCTATTTCAAGTCTACACAAGATGTTGAATTCACGACTTATTTCTCAGAGAGCTCACTGGCTCGTACCCATTATATTGTTCGTGTAGAAGACAATAACTTCGACATAGACATTAAAGAAATTGAGCATAACCTCATGGAAGTATCTTCAACTTGGGACGATAGGCTATCTTCGTCACTCATTTCCCATTACGGTGAAAGCCAAGGCCTGCCTTTGGCTAAATCTTATGCGATGGCTTTTCCGCGTTCATACAAAGAAGATATTTTGCCAACCTCAGCGGTAGATGATATTCAACGCTTAGAACACCTTGATGACGATAACAAATTGGGCATGTTGTTTTATCGACCGCAAGAGTTAGGTTCGAATTCACAGGCAGTTCGTCTAAAACTCTATCATCGCGATGAGCCGATACACCTTTCTGATGTTATGCCTATGCTCGAAAATTTAGGTTTACGAGTCATAGGGGAGTCGCCTTATGAAGTCCACAAAGCGAACGGTCAGACGTTTTGGATTTTAGATTTTTCCATGCTGCATAAAGGCAGTGCCAGTATTGATTTCGCGCATGCCCAAGAGCGTTTTCAACAAGCCTTTGCCGATATATGGAGCGGAAAGCTTGAAAGTGATGGTTTTAATAAATTATTGCTAGGCGCTTCTATATCTGGCCGAGATATTGCTATTTTACGTGCCTACGCGCGTTATATGCGTCAATTGGGTTTCCCGTTCAGCCAACAATACATCGAAGAAACGCTGAATCATTACCCCGAAGTGTCAAGTAATCTAGTGGCTTTATTCCACCGCCGCTTCGAGCCTAAATACAAAGGCTCGGCGAAAGGACAGCAGCAACTGACACAACAAATTAATCAGCAACTTGAATCGGTTGATAGCCTGGATGACGATCGAATCATTCGTCGTTACATGGAGATGATAGAAGCGACGGTACGTACCAACTACTTCCAAAGTTTACCGAGTGGTGAGTTCAAACCGACGATTGCATTTAAAATGACTCCGAGAGTGTTGGCTGATATCCCACAACCGGTCCCAGAGTTTGAGATTTTTGTTTACTCGCCTGATATTGAAGGGGTGCATTTACGCGGTGGTAAAGTCGCGCGCGGTGGTTTGCGCTGGTCTGATCGTCAAGAAGATTTTCGCACCGAAATACTCGGCCTTGTTAAAGCTCAACAAGTGAAAAACACGGTGATCGTTCCTGTGGGGGCAAAAGGGGGCTTTGTTTGTAAAAAGCAACCTGGCTTAACGCAACGCGATGAGATCTTAGCTGAGGGTAAGCGGTGTTACCAATTGTTTATCCGATCTTTACTTGATGTGACTGATAATATTGTCGAATCAAACATTGTGGCACCAAAACAAACGATTCGCCATGACGAAGACGATCCATACTTAGTCGTTGCGGCAGACAAGGGAACGGCTACGTTTTCTGATTTGGCTAATGGTGTTGCGCAAGAATTTAATTTTTGGCTTGGTGATGCCTTTGCTTCAGGTGGCTCGAACGGGTATGACCACAAAGCGATGGGGATCACAGCGAAAGGTGGTTGGGAATCGGTTAAACGCCATTTCCGCGAAATGGGCATTGATTGCCAAAATACTGACTTTACCGTTATTGGTGTTGGTGACATGGCTGGCGATGTCTTTGGTAATGGCATGCTGCTTTCCAAGCACATTCGTCTGCAAGCGGCCTTTAACCATCTGCATATCTTCATTGATCCTAACCCTGATGCAGCGACTAGTTGGCAAGAGCGACAACGGCTGTTTGAATTGCCGCGCTCTAGTTGGGAGGACTACAACAGTGAATTGATATCCCAAGGCGGGGGCGTTTTTTCTCGCCGGGCAAAATCCATTACCTTGAGCACTGAAATGCAGAAAATGCTCAATACCAAACGTCAGAAGATGTCACCGAATGAGTTGATCCAAAAGATCTTGATGATGGAGGCGGATCTTTTGTGGAATGGCGGCATCGGCACCTACGTCAAGTCGTCAAAAGAGACTCACAGTGATGTGGGTGATCGCGCCAACGACGTGTTGCGCGTTGACGGTAAGGATCTGAATGTTAAAGTTGTCGGCGAAGGCGGTAACCTAGGGCTGACTCAACTTGGTCGTGTAGAGTTTGCTTTAAACGGCGGTAGAGTAAATACCGATTTTGTCGATAACGTTGGCGGAGTCGATTGCTCTGATAACGAAGTAAATATCAAAATCTTATTAAATACATTGGTTTCTGAAGGCGAATTGACCATTAAAAAACGCAATCAAATTCTTGAATCAATGGAAGATGAGGTTGGTGAAATTGTTTTGGAAGACGCTTATCAGCAATCTGAGTCGATTTCTGTCACCGAGCAATTAGGGACCTCAACCGTGAAAGAGCAAATCCGCTTTATTCACAACTTAGAAAAACAAAACTTTCTCGATCGCGCATTGGAAAACTTACCAGATGACGAAGCATTACTAGAAAGAGAAAAGTTGGGGATGGGATTAACACGCCCAGAGTTGTCCGTACTGGTGGCTTACAGCAAAATGCTCCTCAAGCAGCAGTTGTGTTGTGATGACATTGCCAGTGATGCACATTATCAATCTTTGTTGAGCGACTATTTTCCGACGGTATTGCAACAAACTTATCCGGCTGCGATTCAATCCCATCCGTTGAAAAATGAAATCATTGCTACGGTATTGGCCAATCAAATTGTCAATATCATGGGCTTTACTTTTGTTGCACGTCTGCATGAAGAAACCGGCGCCAGTATTGTCGATATTGCTAAAGCGTATTCGGCTGCGTTGAGTATTTTTGGTTTTGACGATATCTTAACCTCGACAAGGGCACTGGATAATAAAGCGAAAACACACGCTCAATATCAAGTTTTTTATCAATCTCGTCGTACACTCAGACGCTTGACGCGTTGGTTATTGAGAAATCGCAATGAACAAGCGACAGTGCAGCAAACGGTTGATGTATATAAATCAGACGTTACTTTAATGACCACTGGGTTGGATGAGGTTATCGCGGCGGATGAAGTGGCAGAGCATAATGAATATGCCGAGCTCTGGATTGAGCAAGGGATAGAATCGAGCTTAGCTCATCGAGTTTCTCGCTTGTCTTCATTGCAATCGGCACTAGATGTGTCTGAAATCGCGAAGCAGTCAAATGTCGATGTGGCTCAAACTGCAAAATTGTATTTCCACTTAGGTCATCAATTGTCTTTGCACTGGTTCCTCAACCAAATTAATCGACAACCCGTAGAGAATTATTGGCAAGCATTAGCGCGCTCAGCGTTTAGAGAGGACTTAGATTGGCAACAGCGTCTGTTAACTACTCAAGTGTTACAAGGTCACGAAAGTGGTAACGTGTTAGACGATTTTGATCGTTGGCTTGATAACAATCAAGTATCGATTGAGCGTTGGAACAATATCTTAAATGAATTTAAAGTCGGCAATACTCATGAGTTTGCTAAGTTCTCGGTTGCATTACGTGAACTGGCACTGTTAAATTTAAATTGTACGAGAAATACGTAA
- the pyrD gene encoding quinone-dependent dihydroorotate dehydrogenase has translation MLYRLARTGLFQLDAEKAHELTINNLKWINGTPLDLVYRQQLPQRSVECMGLTFRNPVGLAAGLDKNGECIEAFDAMGFGFVEVGTVTPKPQPGNDKPRLFRLVDSEGIINRMGFNNLGVDNLVENVKNANYQCILGINIGKNKDTPVEEGTQDYLICMEKVYPYADYIAANISSPNTPGLRSLQYGEALDELLAALKNKQKELEQQHQRYVPLALKIAPDLDDSEIQQICDSLRRHEIDGVIATNTTLDRSLVEGQKYSQEAGGLSGRPVQLKSTRVVEKLSHYLQGEIPIVGVGGIDSYCAAKEKMQAGASLVQVYSGFIYHGPKLVSQIVKNIS, from the coding sequence ATGCTTTACCGTTTAGCCAGAACTGGCTTATTTCAACTTGATGCCGAAAAGGCACACGAGCTTACCATTAATAATCTGAAATGGATAAATGGTACGCCACTTGATCTGGTATATCGCCAGCAATTACCTCAGCGAAGTGTAGAATGCATGGGGTTAACTTTCCGTAACCCTGTTGGACTAGCAGCGGGATTAGATAAGAATGGTGAATGTATCGAAGCGTTCGATGCGATGGGCTTTGGTTTTGTCGAAGTGGGTACGGTAACGCCTAAACCACAACCGGGTAATGACAAGCCGAGATTGTTCCGTTTAGTCGATTCAGAGGGGATCATCAACCGTATGGGGTTTAATAACCTCGGTGTCGATAACTTGGTTGAAAATGTAAAGAATGCAAATTACCAATGTATCTTGGGGATCAATATTGGCAAGAACAAAGATACGCCTGTTGAAGAGGGAACGCAGGATTATCTGATTTGTATGGAAAAAGTGTACCCTTATGCCGATTATATTGCTGCGAATATTTCCTCGCCGAACACGCCAGGATTAAGATCGTTACAATACGGTGAAGCTCTCGATGAATTACTGGCTGCCCTTAAAAACAAGCAAAAAGAGTTAGAGCAACAACACCAACGTTATGTACCCTTGGCCCTTAAGATTGCTCCTGATTTGGATGATAGTGAAATCCAACAGATTTGTGACTCGTTACGCCGTCACGAAATTGATGGGGTTATAGCTACCAACACGACGCTTGATCGCAGTTTAGTTGAAGGGCAAAAGTACAGCCAAGAAGCGGGTGGTTTAAGCGGTCGCCCTGTTCAATTAAAAAGTACTCGTGTGGTAGAAAAGCTGTCGCATTATTTACAAGGCGAAATTCCTATTGTTGGTGTAGGGGGGATCGATAGTTACTGTGCGGCAAAAGAAAAAATGCAAGCAGGCGCTTCGTTGGTTCAAGTTTATTCCGGTTTTATTTATCACGGGCCTAAACTTGTTAGTCAAATTGTAAAAAATATCTCTTAA